The Jaculus jaculus isolate mJacJac1 chromosome 14, mJacJac1.mat.Y.cur, whole genome shotgun sequence nucleotide sequence cacacacactccctgcaTGCACACGCGCGCAGCAGCCAGGCTATCCACAGCACCGCCTCTCCCCCATCCCCAGACGCACAGTCTCCGGGGCTGCGGCCCGCGCGCCGCGCCAGGCTCCAGGCCATTAGGCCCAGCAGCCCGCGGTCCCCGCTCCGCCTCGGCTCCCGCACCGCCGCGCTCCCAAGATGGCAGCGGCGCAGCCCCGCAGCGTCCCCgggcgtgggggtgggggtcgTGGTGGTGGCGGGTGGGGGGAGGTGGTCTGCGGACCCCTGCCAGGTCCAAGGTCCAGCGAAGCgtcacccccgcccccacccccccgcgcgcgcacacacacacacacaccccgcgcCCTGGCCTCACCCAGCCGCAGGGGACCGTGCGGGAGGTCGGGGAGGCCGGGCTCCCTCCCCGCGACCGCAGCCTCACCTGACGTGAACAGCACGATGGCTTTGAGGCAGCTGTACTCGGCGGAGTCGACGTGCAGCGCCTTGAGCTTCTCCACCTGTTCCTGAAAGATGCGGATGTGGTCCATGAAGGCCACGACGCGGTCCGCGGACATGGGCGAGGCGTGCAGGCCCGCGGCGGCCAGCAGCGGCGCCACGTGCAGGGGCATGGAGCACTGGGCCGCGTTGAGCACGAACAGCTCGCTCCAGGTGAGGCGTAGCAGGGACACCTGGTCGGTGATCTGCAGATCCGGGAAGAAGGGGATGTTGCGGGCCCACTCGACGGCGCTGAAGAGCAGGCGCGCGGCCAGCTCGCAGATGTTCTCGATGCCCATGATGTTGTTGGGCTGCATGCACTGGCTGCCGTAGCGCGACGTGGGGTAGGGTTCTGCGCGCAGCAGCAGCGAGATGTAGCCGGACAGGTAGCAGTGGCCATTGAGGGGGTCCCCGTTGGTGAGTGCGTACTGGCCTGGATTGGGCTGGGTTGGAGGCATTCTTCCTCGCTGAACcgctgacaaaaagaaagagagaaaagaggcaatgTGCATCCAGAGGGCTTGAGAACATAGCCGAGCCGAAACGCAACCCACACACAATGCGGTTCTCTTCCTGAAGTCACACGGGCGCCCAGCCCGGCACCTCGTCCCCGCTGGCTCTCGGTCACAGCCCACCCTGCAAGGCGGTCCATGGTGAAGCCCTCCAACTCCACGGGCTCCGTGTGTCCGGCCACAGCCTGTGCCCCTGGCCATCTCAGCGCGGGTAGAGGTAGGCCCGATTTCAGGGCCCCCAGCTTCACGTGGCCAAGAAAATGCTACCCAACCCCGTGGCTACCCGGGAGCAACATGCAGATAAGCGACACCCCATTCACCCTCCAGAATGAAACAAATCAgagttcaaaagaaaaacaaaaaaaggcgaAACCTGAGAAAGATTTTGGTTCGAGGCAAGGGTCTAAGCGGCCTCTACATTTACAAACAAGCAACGTTTTACTTATAAAATGTTTCCATATTCTTACAAAGTGCTATAGAATTAACTTTAGAAAAGATAAAAGTTGCATCTCTTACTGACCACTTAGAACTTTTGAGCAGAGAACAAGTATTCGGcacccctcccctcttccctccctttgcTCGACCCCATACAAAGTTCTCGCTATTAAAagcaacagaaaattaaaaaatttcaagaaaaggTTGAACTTACAGTAGCCAAACATTATTGAAAAAAGTGGGAAATATAATTAATGTCTGTTCTGCGCGGTGCCACTGCAGCCAGCTTTTGCCCAGTGAGTGCACGAGCTTGCAACTGCAAAAACACTGGATTCATTAACCATCTGAATGCAAAACGTAAGCATGCTTTGAGTTCTTAAAGCtgaccaaagttttttttttttaaatgtgtatgttttaCTTCAACAGTGCCAGCATTTTAAATTGCCATGTAAACAAAGACAACTTTAAGGAAAGTTAGGGCCACTGAActataccccccccacacaaattAGTACAGATCCTGCCATATCCACAGAACTGTCTCATTTCAGGTGGTACACTCTTAAGTTTGCTTTGGTTTTAATTCCAATGCAAGTTCCACTGCAATTGACTTTCTTGAAGCACAATGGGGCTAGAATACTTCTTCTAATTATAGTTTTGAACTTGGCagttatttttcaattaaataaGAGCACAATtcaaagcttctctctctctctctctctctctcagatgccTACAAAATCTCCCTGCAGCTAGAAATGAAGTCATCATATTTTCCCCGAGAGCTGAGAgaattcaatttcttttcttgtggcatataaaatataattttaaagtcaATTACAAGAAGGAGTAATCTGCATTCTGCAAAATTGACTGGTTCACTGATTTGACTATAAGACATCTTTAATGATTGTCAGGAGATAAACTTTAACTATAAACcgcaaaatatatttataaggaAAAGTGCTCCATCTCTTCACATGAACATGAAGCATATCCAAATACAACATCAAAAgttctgttaaaaataaaaacaacaaacccATC carries:
- the Nr2f1 gene encoding COUP transcription factor 1 isoform X3, whose translation is MRREVQRGRMPPTQPNPGQYALTNGDPLNGHCYLSGYISLLLRAEPYPTSRYGSQCMQPNNIMGIENICELAARLLFSAVEWARNIPFFPDLQITDQVSLLRLTWSELFVLNAAQCSMPLHVAPLLAAAGLHASPMSADRVVAFMDHIRIFQEQVEKLKALHVDSAEYSCLKAIVLFTSDACGLSDAAHIESLQEKSQCALEEYVRSQYPNQPSRFGKLLLRLPSLRTVSSSVIEQLFFVRLVGKTPIETLIRDMLLSGSSFNWPYMSIQCS
- the Nr2f1 gene encoding COUP transcription factor 1 isoform X2: MFGYSVQRGRMPPTQPNPGQYALTNGDPLNGHCYLSGYISLLLRAEPYPTSRYGSQCMQPNNIMGIENICELAARLLFSAVEWARNIPFFPDLQITDQVSLLRLTWSELFVLNAAQCSMPLHVAPLLAAAGLHASPMSADRVVAFMDHIRIFQEQVEKLKALHVDSAEYSCLKAIVLFTSDACGLSDAAHIESLQEKSQCALEEYVRSQYPNQPSRFGKLLLRLPSLRTVSSSVIEQLFFVRLVGKTPIETLIRDMLLSGSSFNWPYMSIQCS